TAAACAATAATAGCTTTGgaagatttttttaagaaaaaaatagaacccttaaacAATCAATTATAAAAAGTTTGTAATAAAAATTCAAGCAATATCAAATAAAGTGCCCGCGCAGCTACGCGGGCAACCTTCCTAGTTGTGTGGCAAAGGACCTAATGACCCTTTGACCTGGAATGATGTTTCAAGGATGAAGTACACATGGAAGATGGCAATGGAGACGCTACGGACAGTTCCTGCACTTTTAAGAAGCTTCCAAACAACAACCAAAGACATCGAGTACTGGGGCTATCACATTCCATACCCAAAGACGTCAGTGATGCGTCTATCTGAACACTATACCCAACTCTTACATTTCCTTGGATTGCTCCCCCACACATTTTCTGTGCTATGCCAGGCAGTATTGAGTtttcatccaaattcatttgcacttaataaatgccagcttctcttttgtttttggagggttttccacgttaaatctcgtatcttctgtgattgatctattattttttatcgttTGTTAGCCTATCGCTTCCTAACAGGCAGGTCTTCACTGCTCAAATTGTCACACATTTGAACGCAAATTTTTTTTAGACGACCCAAGCAAGTTTGACCCTTTTAGATTTGATGAAATGTCTTCAATCCCACCTTATTGCTTTGTGCCATTTGGGGGCGGTCCtatgtggacccccgtttttataacaggaatcaatcgtgtaaacagtaccatttccctggatcaagtagtctggtacacacgaattcatagctgaaataccaagtgcacatacacgagtgtctaatacgaattattacatcataaccCCGCAGGcgtagtcttaaatcatcggaccgagcggtccggaatacatccaaaagcagaaatagataaggcagcggaattcaggcagcggcatgccattgccacaggcaacgaccgtactaagacctactgagcgccatcgtcttcatctccctcctggtagtaggcatagggatcctccgaggcttcatctcccacttctgattaattttatatttgcaagggtgagtaccaaccgtactcagcaagccaccacagcaatgatgcacatgacagaggaattcaaaggatggctatggttcttttgcgcaaagcaagttttgtaattcttttcacaagcctaagacctagcatagactgatcaagttttaataccagtgttcatattaaacaatgacggttctgtccaccatccattgtgatcccaaggatagcttcccgccattgagtcgttatggttttctgaggacgtccacgttcccgcctctcaggaagtggctccatcagcataaaaatcatcatgcaatatcccatcccacacaagttaaagaatttagagtctagccaagtgtaatacatgtcccggtgctcaataaccgcgagcacgactatttgaatagatttggtttactcacactgcagtggatgtacactttacccgcactccgcgattgcccaacacatgagcctcgtcccaacacatgagacgcgtcacggcaaagcttttcgataacctcgcattggcagtacccgctccgtgaacttaaatcctcatgcactctaggcgtccatgtttctagcagtgagaggagttctggcgctcccgggaaagagaagtctcacacgcatattaaattatggttcaagttaagttctctctctcacacactcatggcagtcctaccaatggcgacaccgatgtagggcacgcttctcggccctacctcaacggctgtcccatcgtagcgcacctgcctcactcaggggtgaaccatctatgcagggatactgcctccgctcggctatctaatccgctaggtctatacccatacgagaagtgcggttgtacgggggttgtttcatgcttaacttcatggctcggtccttaattgaccggggacggtactagccttttccagataccacccaaatcctccgtccgccccagtcgaaaacagttatttaattttatttctcctttcacaaatcatgtcatcaacatcatggcaatgtggcgctcatgtctccacatgccgcatctcaattaccttcccaaaggtaattgcccaagcatatagcatttgataaatatgagtatgcatgattctagaatagcatttctaagcaattgtcatagttgactagggactcatacgtaaacatggttacaaagatttaagggtaaacaataatcaaggcatggcataatcacaagtaggatgttcgtcattgcatgcaattttatttgtaaacaaaacaatttcgcaattgggatcaacatgttcaaggaatagtgatgacttgccttgctcagagtcttgcgggtcttggccttcgcttggatccgcaactccctcgggctctatagttacgtgcaaaaattgatttgaattcggttagaattcaaataaaaatctaaataaatccaaatgaaagtcgaatgtgaaagtcgattcctttttattaactttactatctgcgaactacggcaaacccaatttcgacttaaactattttgcgggtataaatattttgttgtcataagtttttaatttaatctacccgagcattatatccatataataggttagagatttctatcgcgagctaaatatcggacgaaatcctagaaatattatatgatttaatttagtctatgactaaatgattaaatataatacacggctaaaatccctagtaattaaatccgaatttctaccgtgaaccgatgacttttagagattaccaaaaataatctataataatctataagaattcatctaattgtttagttattaattatatctaaattactaccaattttaatctaatctgatcaagaaacatatttttataattaactcggaatttcgaccgaaatactattacgctcgaggaatttccaaaaataatctacgattaaccccgaccatttttatttcctaaatcctcctaatttctaccccaatttcccttctattttctccttttcttcttttctattttccctctttttctctcctctctttctttttctctcttttctcttttcttttctttctctcctcccggctccttcctcctttcctctcttttctttttctctgctcCCTCCCAGCttctttctatctctctctctctcagctctTTGCTtccccgggcggcgacggcggtgggcgcgaggtgaggggggggggagacggctcaccggcggcggcggtggcggcgacgacggcgacggcggcgcaaggcggcgacgcacggcgcggcggctccggggcgacggcgcggcggcttcgaaggtggcggcgcggcggcacgacaacggcggcgcagcggcgcgacgacagcggcgcgtggagaaggggaagagggagaagaggagggaatggagtggggtggagaaggggggattgggccggggtctttataggggagaggggaagaaagagaggggaaggagggggaggggtgaaacgacggcggcgcggcggcgcggggcgcgaggcggcgggctcgcggcgcgaggcgacgagacggcgcgcggcgcggcagcggcaatgggacgcgcgcggcgacgggacgtcgatggcgacggcgacagcggtggcgcgcggctcggggcgggatgcgatgggcggcgacacgacggcacGGCGCGACAGCGACGATGGGACGGCCCGGCAGCGGCACagctcgaggcggcgatggaacgcgcacgcggcgacgggatggcgacggcgacagagcggcagtggtggcgcgcggcgcgaggcgggacgcgacggcgacggcgcggccgcggcgatgAGATGGTGACGGCgacaggcggcgatggcgacggtggcgcggcggcaggcgacgatggcgacggcgcgcggcagctggcgacgatggcgacggcgcgtggtgacggtggcgacaaagagagggggaaaggggaggagctgggttaggggaccccgtcgaacaccttaggtgcaatgaacagtgccgttttctaattaacccgattttagtgtattttccatataaatttgattccacaattcctaattttgcatatatgcattttactcaatatttgtgttatcttaactaatgaattcaccctagattaatattactcatattttatttttatgtaatttatttgagttttaattagggttaattcttattccatcgtatttaaatttaattgatccaaatatggttgcgataatattttatttatttctatccccacctaatctttattttaatttgtatttattttaccaatttgtttttaagttttattcctaattaactattctttactcacgattagtaatcttcgagatcaaatccagataaaatagacgaataagattggcatgatgcaattagtttaaaaagtttttttgaaaatccgtatttttagagttttgattttgtcggtcgaattttcagggtgttacaaacctaccccccttaaataaatctcgtcccgagatttcttACCAGTTTTCGAATATATGCGGGTACTCCGTCCTCAAGAATTCTTCGCTTTCCCATGTGGCTTCATCCTCAGTGTGATTGCTCCATTGTACCTTGTACATACGCCACACTTTGCTCCTAGTCCTCTTTTCGGCTTCATCCAATA
The window above is part of the Oryza sativa Japonica Group chromosome 7, ASM3414082v1 genome. Proteins encoded here:
- the LOC107281627 gene encoding LOW QUALITY PROTEIN: cytochrome P450 716A75 (The sequence of the model RefSeq protein was modified relative to this genomic sequence to represent the inferred CDS: inserted 1 base in 1 codon; deleted 2 bases in 1 codon), which codes for MGLRLELPQSAARPNDPLTWNDVSRMKYTWKMAMETLRTVPALLRSFQTTTKDIEYWGYHIPYPKTQVFTAQIVTHLNANFFDDPSKFDPFRFDEMSSIPPYCFVPFGGGPRMCPGNEFARTETLVXLRYLVRQFRWKLCCKEEGYRNATPMPVLGLPIELETRSPPDYAHA